GAGTGAGCACGGGATAGGGTGGCTTCGGTATTGAACGACAGTCGGGCACTGACCTCGGTGGAAACATAACCGGGCACCAGCGCACTGATCTCCGTGCCGATCTCTACTGCAACGGCATCCAGTGCATCGTCGATATCGTTGGCTTCACGGGCGATAGCGGCAAGACGTGCACGACGCTCACCGTGCTGGGCTGCCTGCAGAATCAATGAGGGATTGGTGGTTGCGTCGGTTGGGGCAAAGCGGCGAATGGCATCCAGGTCACCGGTATCGGCAACCACTGTCGTCATGGCTTTCAGTTGGGAAAGTAGATCTGCTGCCATCGAGAGAGTCCTCCGTGGTTGGGCTTCCCATACTCTAACAAGGCACTGTGACCGGCGACAGTCGGCCAAAGGCTACTATCGCCAATTCTGGACGCTTGACGGTATCTGATCAGACTGGCGTCACATATACCTGTTGTCATGAGCTGACGCAGGTTTTTCCTGAAGATGAGGGGGAGCGTGGCGGTAGCGCTGTCCTGAGTTATCATTAGTTGCCTAAGTGTGGTGTTTCACAAGATTGTTGATGCTGGCGTTTCCTCAGGGAGAGCCTGGGCAGGAGCATTCTCTTGTGTGGATCACACTACCATTCGTTATCTGGAGGTTGCGTGTCTCTGAATGCTCGGCGTGTTTCGCTGCTGGTAGCAGCCAATACTGCTCTGGCGCCTTTTGCCATTGATGCTTATCTTCCCGCGATGAAGTCGCTGGCGGACTCGGTGGGCGCCAGTGTTCATCATACTGAACTATCGCTGAGCAGCTTCCTTGTCGGCTTTGCACTGGGACAACTGGTGTGCGGTCCATTGTCAGACCGTCTGGGTCGTAAGCCTGTACTGCTTGGCGGTCAGGTAGTGTTCATGTTGGCCAGTTTGGCGATTATCTTCGTCAATACCTTGCCGGAACTATTGGTGCTGCGTTTCATTCAAGCGTTGGGAGGAGGGGCCTGTGTGGTCAACTCGGCGGCTATTGTGCGCGATTGTTTCAGTGGTCGTGAGGCGGCGAAGGTGATGTCGACCATGGCGATGATTCTGATGCTGGCGCCTCTGGCTGCCCCAGCAGTCGGCAGCATGTTGCTGTATGTGGCCGACTGGTGGCTGATCTTCCTGTTCCTCGCTGTTTATGCGTTATTCCTGATGTGGTTGCTGAGTGTCCATTTGCCGGAAACGCGAGCTCCAGGTCTGCCAGTGGCGTCGCCACGTCAGGTGTTGCGTAACTATGTCAGCGTGTTGGTAGACCGGCGAGCCATGGGCTATATCCTCGCGACCTCGATGGCGTTCGCCGGGATCTTCGCCTTCGTCACCTCATCGCCGTTCCTTTACATGGAGTATTACGGACTGAGCCCAGCGGTGTATCCAGTGGTGTTCGGTGCCAACGTGCTGGTCATGGTGCTGTCCAATCGCGTCAATATTCATCTGCTGCGCAAGCGCAGTCCTCAGCAGAACCTGCGCCTGGGGTTGGCGATTCAATGGTGTGCCGGCGTGGCGCTGGTGGTGTTGGTGCTCAGTGGCAATGATTCGATCTATACCGTGGTGCCGCTGGTGATGATGTTCCTCGGTGTGATGGGCCTGATCTCGCCGAACGCCATTTCCTCACTTCTGGACCGGTTCAGCCATATGAGTGCTACTGCCACGGCATTGCAGGGCTGTATTCAGTTCAGTTGTGGCGCTTTGGTCGGAGTTCTTGTCACTGCCTTTGAAATCGACTCTGCCTGGCCGATGGTTGTGGCAATGCTCAGCGTAGCAACGATCGGTAACCTGAGTCTGAGGGTACTGGCGCGCAACGATGGCATCCCGGAGCGCAGTGCCAATGCTTGAGTGGCTATGTGATTTTTGGCAGGGCTGGTGGGTGTGGAGCGAATTAACGCCGCTGAACTGGCTGGGAGTGGGGCTGGCGTTGGCGTTGGGAGCCTTCGTTCAGCGCACCACCGGATTCGGCATGGCGGTGGTGGGAGCGCCGCTGATTCTGTTGGTCGCGCCACGCCTGGTGCCGGTGGTGCTGGTCTTCTACGGCTTGTTGGTGTCTTGCCTGGTGGTGAGGCGCTATTGGCAGCAGGTCGAGATGCGCGATATCTCCACGGCACTTATCGGCAAGGTTCCGGGAACGATACTCGGTGTCTGGTTGCTGGTGATCGCGCCCATGGCAATACTCGAGTTGCTGATTGCAGGCATCGTGCTCTTCGCCGTTGTCGTGACCCTGTTTCGCTGGCGTCTGCCGGTCAATCGCGTATCGATGTTCGGTGCTGGTTTCGTATCGGGTATCTTCGGCAGTGTGGCCGCGATTGGTGGGCCACCGATGGTATTGCTGATGCATGGCATGCCTATGGAGCGCTTGCGTGGTAACCTGGCGGCCTTCTTTCTGATCTCATCCATCATGACCCTCGCTGCGCTGGCCACCATGGCCGGTCAGGTCCACTTCTGGACGCTGGGCGTCAGTTTGAGCTTCTTGCCATTGGTGGTGGCAGGGCATGCGTTGGGGGCGGTGCTGGCCCCTTATATTCCGCGTGGGCTGTTGCAGGCAGGCTCGCTCGGGCTCTGCGCGTTGGCTGCGTTCAGTTTGCTGGTAAAGGCGTTGGGGTGAGGCTGCTGGCCAGCAGTGGCCAGCAGTGGCCAGCAGTGGCCAGCAGTGGCCAGCAGTGGCCAGCGACGAGCGACGAGCAACCCGAAGCTCTTTGCGGACGAAAAAATGCGGTTCCCGGGTAGTTGTCATGAGTCTGTCATCTTTCTGCGGCAATGTTGGCGTCGCGAAGGTTGACCACTTCTACCTTACAGGGAGCTACCTATAATGAATCGCATCCTCAAGACTACCGCCATTGCTGCTGCCGTGATCGGCGTGGTTGGTGTTGCTCAGGCTCGTGATCAGGTCCGTATCGTCGGTTCGAGCACGGTTTATCCGTTCGCCAGCTATGTTGCGGAAGAGTTCGGTGCCACTACCGAGTTCGCGACTCCTGTCATCGAATCCACCGGCTCCGGTGGCGGTATCAAACTGTTCTGCGCCGGTGTAGGTGAAGGGACTCCCGATATCACCAATGCTTCACGTCGCATGAAGCCGACAGAGTTCGAGACCTGTGAAGCTAACGGTGTGACCGATATCACCGAAGCCTTCATTGGTTATGACGGCATCGCTTTTGCACAGTCCGCGGACAACGAGCCGATGGATGTAACTCGTGAGCAGTTGTTCCTGGCGCTGGCTGCCAAGGTGCCGGTCGATGGTGAGCTGGTCGACAATCCCTACCAGAAGTGGAGCGATGTCGATTCTTCACTGCCGGATCGCAAGATCTCCGTCTATGGTCCGCCCACCACGTCCGGTACCCGTGATGCGTTCGGTGAGCTGGTCATGGAAGCCGCCTCTGAAGGCATGGAAGCCTATGCTGGTGAAGGCTATACCGATATCCGTGCCGATGGCGCCTTTATCGATGCCGGAGAGAATGACAACCTGATTGTTCAGCGTCTCGCTGAGAACCGTGATGCCTTCGGTATCTTCGGCTACTCCTTCCTCGAGGAAAATGCAGACACCCTGATCGGCTCCAATGTCGATGGTGTGGCACCGACGCCCGACGCCATTGGTTCCGGTGAGTATCCGGTGTCTCGTTCGCTGTTCTTCTACGTCAAGAACCAGCATGCAGAAGATGTGCCGGCCATGAGCGAGTACGCCAATCTGTTCATGAGCGAACAGATGATTGGTGATATCGGCTATCTGAAGGGAATTGGCCTGATTCCGGCGCCAGAAGATACGCGTGGCGAAGCGCGTGCCGCGGTAGAAGGGCATGACCAGCTTGAGCTGGCCGATCTGAGTGAGTAAGGCGTAAGCCTCAACCACACCGGCCGGCAGCCTCACAGGTTGTCGGCCGGAACACGTTCTGGCGAGCCGATGCTCGACAGGGCATAGAACACCGAGAGACACCAATGCAGACCAATCAACTGCTGGCCATGTTCTGTGGCGCACTCCTGGTGCTGGGTCTGGTCGCTTACCTGCTGGGACGTTCGAAGGCGACGCGAGTACGCGCCTCGGGCACCGCGATGTATGCCCAGCCTGATCAGTATGCCTGGTTTACCGTACTGTCGACTGCTGGTCCCGCACTCGCGATAGGCGCGATTGCCTCCTTTATCATGCTGCTGTTGGGTGCCGATATCCCGCCGATGCTGTTATTGGCGAGTTGCCTGGCCATTGCCTGTGTCGGTCTGGTAATCGGCATCAATATGGTGCGCCCCGATTTTCATGCGCGTCAGGCTATTGAAAGGGTGATTCGCTTTATCCTTGCTGGCGCAGCGATGATTTCCATCTTCACCACCCTGGGCATTCTGCTGTCGATCGTCTTCGAGGCGGTGCGCTTCTTCAACATGCAGAACTTCTGGGACTTCATCACCGGTACCGTCTGGAATCCCGGTGCCAGCTTCCTGGAAGCGGCTGGACGTGCGGAGGAGGGCGCTACAGCAGCCCAGTTCGGTTCTGTTCCGTTATTCGCCGGTACCTTCATGATCACCTTCATCGCCATGTTGGTGGCGATTCCGGTCGGTCTGTTGTCGGCCATTTACATGTCCGAGTTTGCACCTCAGCGAGTACGCACCGTATTCAAGCCGGTACTGGAAGTTCTGGCGGGTATCCCCACCGTTGTGTATGGCTTCTTTGCAGCGATTACCGTGGCTCCGATCATCGTCGCCGTCGCTGGTTTCTTTGGTCTGGAAGCATCCTTCAACAACGCGCTCGCGCCAGGCATCGTGATGGGGATCATGATCATCCCGTTCATCTCCTCGTTGTCCGATGACGTCATCAACTCGGTGCCGGACAGCATGCGTCAGGGCTCCCTGGCGTTGGGCCTGACCCGCGGAGAGATGATTCGTGACATCGTGATTCCGGCGGCCTTGCCCGGCATCATCTCTGCATCACTGCTGGCGGTATCCCGCGCGCTGGGTGAGACCATGATTGTGGTAATGGCGGCGGGTATGCGCCCAAACCTGAGCTTCAACCCGTTGGAAGACATGACCACAGTGAC
This Halomonas huangheensis DNA region includes the following protein-coding sequences:
- a CDS encoding Bcr/CflA family multidrug efflux MFS transporter translates to MSLNARRVSLLVAANTALAPFAIDAYLPAMKSLADSVGASVHHTELSLSSFLVGFALGQLVCGPLSDRLGRKPVLLGGQVVFMLASLAIIFVNTLPELLVLRFIQALGGGACVVNSAAIVRDCFSGREAAKVMSTMAMILMLAPLAAPAVGSMLLYVADWWLIFLFLAVYALFLMWLLSVHLPETRAPGLPVASPRQVLRNYVSVLVDRRAMGYILATSMAFAGIFAFVTSSPFLYMEYYGLSPAVYPVVFGANVLVMVLSNRVNIHLLRKRSPQQNLRLGLAIQWCAGVALVVLVLSGNDSIYTVVPLVMMFLGVMGLISPNAISSLLDRFSHMSATATALQGCIQFSCGALVGVLVTAFEIDSAWPMVVAMLSVATIGNLSLRVLARNDGIPERSANA
- a CDS encoding sulfite exporter TauE/SafE family protein; the encoded protein is MLEWLCDFWQGWWVWSELTPLNWLGVGLALALGAFVQRTTGFGMAVVGAPLILLVAPRLVPVVLVFYGLLVSCLVVRRYWQQVEMRDISTALIGKVPGTILGVWLLVIAPMAILELLIAGIVLFAVVVTLFRWRLPVNRVSMFGAGFVSGIFGSVAAIGGPPMVLLMHGMPMERLRGNLAAFFLISSIMTLAALATMAGQVHFWTLGVSLSFLPLVVAGHALGAVLAPYIPRGLLQAGSLGLCALAAFSLLVKALG
- a CDS encoding PstS family phosphate ABC transporter substrate-binding protein translates to MNRILKTTAIAAAVIGVVGVAQARDQVRIVGSSTVYPFASYVAEEFGATTEFATPVIESTGSGGGIKLFCAGVGEGTPDITNASRRMKPTEFETCEANGVTDITEAFIGYDGIAFAQSADNEPMDVTREQLFLALAAKVPVDGELVDNPYQKWSDVDSSLPDRKISVYGPPTTSGTRDAFGELVMEAASEGMEAYAGEGYTDIRADGAFIDAGENDNLIVQRLAENRDAFGIFGYSFLEENADTLIGSNVDGVAPTPDAIGSGEYPVSRSLFFYVKNQHAEDVPAMSEYANLFMSEQMIGDIGYLKGIGLIPAPEDTRGEARAAVEGHDQLELADLSE
- the pstC gene encoding phosphate ABC transporter permease subunit PstC, coding for MQTNQLLAMFCGALLVLGLVAYLLGRSKATRVRASGTAMYAQPDQYAWFTVLSTAGPALAIGAIASFIMLLLGADIPPMLLLASCLAIACVGLVIGINMVRPDFHARQAIERVIRFILAGAAMISIFTTLGILLSIVFEAVRFFNMQNFWDFITGTVWNPGASFLEAAGRAEEGATAAQFGSVPLFAGTFMITFIAMLVAIPVGLLSAIYMSEFAPQRVRTVFKPVLEVLAGIPTVVYGFFAAITVAPIIVAVAGFFGLEASFNNALAPGIVMGIMIIPFISSLSDDVINSVPDSMRQGSLALGLTRGEMIRDIVIPAALPGIISASLLAVSRALGETMIVVMAAGMRPNLSFNPLEDMTTVTVRIVAALTGDQEFGSAETLSAFALGLVLFAVTLTLNLVSVIMIRRFREKYRVNNL